The Sediminispirochaeta smaragdinae DSM 11293 genome has a segment encoding these proteins:
- a CDS encoding vWA domain-containing protein, whose translation MVKKRVLTVFIFFLGVSGILYADTRKGNIELFVLLDKSLSMVEEIDSVKEYVADELVGRLLIPGDLFVLINFYGKTDRFFSGEVESRADIEALKDSLTSITADGRFTDIGSALDTLEKTVEAIPVRQGRKRYLLLLTDGKQEAPPDSPYYSPDGSFNHRLLEHTKEIAKKGWKIHILGIGTETAAEELAKELSAAFSSVREKPEEREIAQQLSGLMISISARLSSNKLTIEDRGIKIPLELEISDADEGENLILRFDSLIFTAADGAQTVLTPEDRQISLTEKAGRTVKKDLAFRFSSQEAVPGKTAKGEIRFVFNGDTVFQPAVFDVVLTHGDAASANKNETEQGGGWQARWPFVVAGLIALIVIVRFASIALGKKRDDDDKRRKNPVE comes from the coding sequence ATGGTGAAAAAAAGAGTTCTGACGGTTTTTATCTTTTTCCTGGGCGTCTCGGGGATTCTCTATGCCGATACAAGAAAAGGAAATATCGAGTTGTTTGTCCTGCTGGACAAGTCCCTTTCGATGGTCGAAGAGATAGACTCTGTAAAGGAGTATGTGGCTGATGAGCTTGTCGGCAGACTTCTTATTCCCGGTGATCTCTTTGTTCTGATTAATTTTTACGGCAAGACCGATCGCTTCTTTTCCGGTGAAGTAGAGTCCAGAGCCGACATCGAAGCCCTGAAAGATTCACTCACATCCATTACTGCCGACGGACGATTTACAGACATTGGAAGCGCATTGGATACCCTCGAAAAGACGGTAGAGGCCATTCCCGTCCGGCAGGGCAGAAAGCGTTATCTCCTTTTACTAACGGATGGGAAGCAGGAAGCTCCCCCCGACAGCCCCTATTACTCACCCGATGGCAGCTTTAATCATCGGCTTCTCGAACATACCAAAGAGATTGCCAAAAAGGGCTGGAAGATTCATATCCTCGGCATTGGAACGGAAACGGCGGCCGAGGAGTTGGCCAAGGAACTTTCGGCCGCATTTTCTTCCGTGCGTGAAAAGCCCGAAGAAAGAGAGATTGCACAGCAGCTCTCCGGTTTGATGATCTCCATCTCGGCAAGGCTATCCTCAAACAAACTAACCATTGAAGATCGGGGAATAAAAATCCCCCTCGAGTTGGAAATTTCCGATGCCGATGAAGGGGAAAACCTGATTCTCCGCTTTGATTCCCTTATCTTCACCGCCGCAGATGGTGCCCAGACGGTACTTACTCCCGAAGATCGACAGATAAGTCTGACGGAAAAAGCGGGAAGAACCGTAAAAAAAGATCTCGCCTTCCGTTTTTCGTCTCAGGAAGCTGTTCCCGGCAAGACGGCGAAAGGAGAAATTCGCTTTGTGTTTAACGGTGATACCGTGTTTCAACCCGCGGTATTCGACGTAGTGCTCACTCACGGCGATGCGGCCTCTGCCAATAAAAACGAGACCGAACAAGGAGGGGGATGGCAGGCCCGATGGCCTTTTGTCGTGGCCGGTCTCATCGCTCTCATCGTTATCGTCAGATTTGCATCTATTGCGTTGGGGAAGAAGAGAGACGATGATGACAAACGACGCAAGAATCCGGTAGAATAG
- a CDS encoding DHH family phosphoesterase, protein MGRFAKVAGFIERHEAFFISGHETPDADALGSEIALYRALRHLGKRVKIVNADPAAQKYAYLDPEGVIDTLDPDPAVTYSLPEDVASWGHFILDTNDIGNIGHVATLILPYVGEYYIIDHHELGDDLFTDNHIEENASSTSEILYDLLTELNIPINLEVAVALYTGIMYDTGSFIYPKTSARTFGIAHDLVEIGVNPNEMYQHIYESNSIPALKLQSKVLASLELYYDQHVAVQTMLRETIAACGARYEEADSFINVPLKSKDIRVSIFFKENEQGILRCSLRSKGNINVAAIAQTFGGGGHRTAAGFKSAFRLETIKTKVLGMLQSYFESGSE, encoded by the coding sequence ATGGGGAGATTTGCGAAAGTAGCCGGATTTATCGAACGTCACGAGGCTTTTTTTATTTCCGGTCATGAGACGCCCGATGCCGATGCTCTCGGTAGCGAAATAGCCTTATACCGTGCTCTTCGTCATTTGGGTAAGCGAGTAAAGATTGTCAATGCCGATCCGGCCGCACAGAAATATGCCTACCTCGATCCCGAAGGGGTTATCGATACTCTGGACCCTGATCCGGCGGTAACATATTCTCTGCCTGAGGATGTCGCTTCATGGGGACATTTTATCCTCGACACAAACGATATCGGAAATATCGGCCATGTTGCCACTCTTATTCTTCCTTATGTCGGTGAATACTATATCATTGATCACCATGAGTTGGGTGATGACCTGTTCACCGACAATCACATCGAAGAAAATGCCTCGTCGACCAGTGAAATCCTTTACGATTTGCTGACGGAACTAAATATTCCGATTAATCTTGAGGTTGCGGTAGCCTTATATACGGGGATCATGTACGACACCGGTTCCTTTATTTATCCGAAAACCAGTGCACGGACCTTCGGCATTGCACACGATCTTGTGGAAATCGGAGTTAATCCAAACGAAATGTATCAGCATATCTACGAGAGTAACTCTATTCCCGCTCTGAAACTTCAATCAAAGGTCCTTGCAAGTCTCGAACTCTACTACGATCAACATGTTGCCGTTCAAACCATGCTCAGAGAAACCATTGCGGCCTGTGGGGCACGGTATGAAGAGGCTGATAGTTTCATCAATGTTCCTTTAAAAAGTAAAGATATTCGTGTATCTATCTTCTTTAAGGAAAACGAACAGGGAATTCTTCGTTGTTCGTTACGTTCCAAAGGCAATATTAATGTTGCGGCGATTGCCCAAACCTTCGGAGGCGGGGGACATCGTACCGCCGCCGGTTTCAAGAGCGCCTTTCGGCTCGAGACCATAAAGACAAAGGTTCTGGGAATGCTGCAAAGCTATTTTGAATCAGGAAGTGAATAA
- the cfpA gene encoding cytoplasmic filament protein CfpA, producing MGSIDLPKSPMVFHPTKRSAVGSRNSLAQESRDQQAEVDRLLEEEIDKVMNHISTKLPKEVLERLDVMGGLKEKLYNYFNQNVQNMVNRYLVTSEDELVKKTRNFIDREEMKVLTRYTPKEISTLLDEVGGMDRFNTGEIEKSIVNMYGHLQGHIQRGVNDLENLTNSLLRQKTDVGAFIRGENAYSVVKCSFKDNIQKPKTVTDVKLSVNILDSELISPIFHYQVTVEYLIKDLLSKHVMDQIDKEIENLKDERIDEGLEELNDSEIIFEKMKRVENYTDDDKENPKSNRYKFMAKKLMERLEGLRAEIDPEEFDQLNIRENLKNIVDIENIRNRGYNTAVNSITSILDTSKMGYQHIENLKNARELIIQEYEDTDYALLPDERYQVRLKYYDNAQLIEERKSYDVQLRSFEIEVQHLWDVLEMVYEDTKLFKRVTDYPDLAKIYKNKIRKKIKAKTGDPLYEDIDKVWDEISFVQPAETQVEKMNRTYMFEKDKVRKKLILMKDKLQEMYGFRYPVQRRVMEDRLDFLQKEFNRFEYLINPYHIQPGLLLDVDITSIKRKKATLDGMANVLNEFLHGVSKGFQDAAFASFSRRRSTVRDDIDQHFASVAEFEERQAEEEGGALPTPSKGQAYLDMLNDSADAGAAEVSTVVEEAPVSKPATTRKKSSAPKGLVDDAPKKKRGRGRPKKGSDGLKSL from the coding sequence ATGGGAAGCATAGATCTACCGAAAAGTCCGATGGTGTTTCACCCGACAAAGCGAAGCGCGGTGGGATCCCGAAACTCCCTCGCTCAGGAAAGCCGAGACCAGCAGGCGGAAGTTGATCGTCTTCTTGAAGAAGAAATCGATAAGGTAATGAATCATATCTCCACCAAACTTCCTAAGGAAGTTCTGGAGCGGCTGGACGTCATGGGCGGCCTTAAGGAGAAATTGTACAACTATTTCAACCAGAATGTTCAGAACATGGTTAACCGTTATCTGGTTACCAGTGAAGACGAATTGGTAAAGAAGACTCGAAACTTTATTGATCGCGAGGAAATGAAGGTTCTTACCCGATATACACCGAAAGAGATATCTACTCTTCTCGATGAAGTCGGAGGAATGGATCGGTTCAATACCGGTGAGATTGAAAAATCAATCGTAAATATGTACGGCCACTTACAGGGACATATCCAGAGAGGTGTGAACGATCTGGAAAACTTGACAAACTCCCTGCTTCGGCAAAAAACCGATGTCGGCGCCTTCATCCGCGGTGAGAACGCCTATTCCGTCGTAAAATGTTCCTTTAAGGACAACATACAGAAACCGAAGACCGTTACCGATGTAAAGCTTTCGGTCAATATCCTCGATTCCGAGCTGATCAGCCCGATTTTTCACTACCAGGTAACCGTCGAGTATCTGATCAAGGATCTGCTTTCCAAGCATGTCATGGACCAGATCGATAAAGAGATCGAAAATCTGAAAGATGAAAGAATCGACGAAGGGCTGGAGGAGCTCAACGATAGCGAGATCATCTTTGAGAAGATGAAGCGGGTGGAGAATTATACCGATGATGATAAGGAGAACCCGAAGTCCAATCGGTATAAGTTTATGGCGAAGAAATTGATGGAACGGCTTGAGGGGCTTCGTGCCGAGATCGATCCCGAGGAGTTCGATCAGCTCAACATCAGAGAAAATCTAAAGAACATCGTCGATATCGAGAACATCCGAAACCGTGGATACAATACCGCCGTCAACTCTATCACCTCCATTCTCGACACCTCGAAGATGGGGTACCAACACATCGAAAACCTGAAAAATGCCCGTGAACTTATCATTCAGGAATATGAGGATACCGACTACGCCTTACTGCCTGATGAACGTTATCAGGTTAGGCTCAAGTACTATGACAATGCCCAGTTGATTGAGGAAAGGAAATCGTACGATGTTCAGCTTCGTTCTTTCGAAATCGAGGTTCAGCATCTTTGGGATGTCCTTGAGATGGTCTACGAAGACACCAAACTATTTAAGCGCGTCACCGATTATCCCGATCTTGCCAAGATCTATAAGAATAAGATTAGAAAGAAGATTAAAGCCAAGACCGGTGATCCCCTCTATGAAGACATAGACAAGGTGTGGGATGAGATTTCCTTTGTGCAGCCTGCCGAAACACAGGTAGAGAAGATGAACCGTACCTATATGTTTGAAAAGGATAAGGTGCGGAAAAAATTGATCTTGATGAAGGACAAACTGCAGGAGATGTACGGCTTTCGTTATCCGGTCCAGCGCCGTGTCATGGAAGACCGTCTCGATTTTCTACAGAAAGAGTTCAATCGTTTTGAGTATTTGATCAACCCCTATCATATTCAGCCTGGTCTTCTCCTTGATGTGGACATCACCTCCATTAAGAGAAAGAAGGCAACCCTAGACGGTATGGCGAATGTGCTCAACGAATTTCTGCACGGCGTTTCAAAGGGCTTCCAGGATGCCGCTTTTGCATCTTTCAGCCGACGACGGAGCACCGTCAGGGATGATATTGATCAGCATTTCGCTTCGGTTGCCGAGTTCGAAGAGCGGCAGGCGGAGGAGGAGGGAGGAGCACTTCCTACTCCAAGCAAGGGACAGGCGTATCTTGATATGCTGAACGACAGTGCCGACGCAGGGGCTGCGGAAGTATCGACCGTTGTGGAAGAGGCTCCGGTTTCCAAGCCCGCTACAACACGAAAAAAATCTTCCGCTCCCAAGGGTTTGGTCGATGATGCTCCGAAGAAGAAACGGGGCAGAGGTCGACCCAAAAAGGGAAGCGACGGTCTGAAGAGTTTATAA
- a CDS encoding pallilysin-related adhesin → MKHSILILLIPMVLIGCGNGEKRGQQKAYSSTSEENSSAASSETKQISDSTREQIEGLLYGDEKTSEPKIAIAPPYSLVQILDVNLDLDRNDEQILVVKAGDSPDSPIKIIIADYDTLRDGYYPAWESETGATQRRFFGVTLSDVVGDHNTEIICSGIDSQGKQTLDIFRRESRANNMAISYEPIITIAVEGTIEIRESERSQAYLNGLKNGDSFPVFATVENENETVRSMYAWRSGDGYYIKVNEEKTPREEIEDRKLRELFNSGVDAFEEFLSRNWNGDHNSTILFDKSSQEITLYSGDIQEIYHWNSSYRFLSNSISIKGENELVPYIRVEISIRILDSGSIRVSLYDIDNQTWRKSLNDSWSGTYYAVPKGTSPEKRGTPEAPVKLPTLSGFYRGESGEELILTPPRFTLSANGEQLSGGFAVYMLNVPVFELKIIDDRGIGRGEQAYRLVYKEEQDNDKITRTLGLIPGIIGMKGFIETDDPEMRFRQIEYFEDDQSQ, encoded by the coding sequence GTGAAGCATAGTATCCTTATTCTTCTCATACCGATGGTGCTCATCGGCTGTGGCAACGGTGAAAAACGGGGTCAACAGAAGGCCTACTCCTCCACTTCCGAAGAAAATTCTTCTGCAGCGTCATCGGAAACAAAGCAGATTTCAGACAGCACGCGAGAACAGATAGAGGGACTTCTCTACGGTGACGAAAAGACGAGCGAGCCGAAGATTGCGATCGCCCCCCCCTATTCCCTCGTTCAGATCCTGGATGTAAATCTTGATCTTGACCGAAACGACGAGCAAATCCTGGTGGTCAAGGCCGGGGACAGTCCCGATTCTCCTATCAAAATCATCATAGCTGATTACGACACGCTCAGAGATGGATATTATCCGGCATGGGAAAGTGAGACAGGGGCAACACAACGCAGATTTTTCGGCGTAACCCTTAGCGATGTAGTCGGGGACCATAATACGGAGATCATCTGTAGCGGCATCGATTCCCAAGGGAAACAAACGCTTGATATCTTCAGGAGGGAGAGCAGAGCCAATAACATGGCTATTTCCTATGAACCAATTATCACCATTGCCGTGGAAGGAACCATCGAGATTCGTGAATCAGAACGATCTCAGGCCTATCTGAACGGCCTAAAAAATGGAGATAGTTTCCCGGTCTTTGCCACCGTAGAGAACGAAAATGAAACGGTTCGTTCCATGTACGCCTGGAGAAGCGGCGACGGATATTATATCAAGGTAAACGAAGAAAAAACGCCGAGAGAAGAAATCGAAGATCGCAAACTCCGCGAACTATTCAACAGCGGCGTCGATGCTTTCGAGGAGTTTCTATCGAGAAACTGGAATGGAGATCACAACAGCACGATCCTGTTCGACAAAAGCAGCCAGGAAATCACCCTCTATTCCGGTGATATCCAGGAGATATATCATTGGAACAGTTCGTACCGGTTTCTTTCAAACAGTATCTCGATTAAGGGAGAAAATGAACTTGTCCCCTACATTCGGGTTGAGATATCAATTCGTATACTGGATAGCGGCTCGATCAGGGTGTCGTTGTACGATATCGATAATCAGACATGGCGAAAAAGCCTCAACGACTCCTGGTCGGGAACCTACTACGCTGTACCAAAAGGAACCTCACCGGAAAAACGAGGAACGCCGGAGGCTCCTGTAAAGCTTCCGACTTTGTCTGGTTTTTATCGCGGCGAATCCGGAGAAGAACTGATCCTCACTCCTCCCCGCTTTACCCTCTCGGCAAACGGTGAACAACTTTCGGGAGGGTTCGCCGTTTATATGCTCAACGTTCCCGTCTTCGAGCTTAAAATCATCGATGACAGGGGCATAGGAAGAGGAGAGCAAGCCTACCGTCTCGTCTATAAAGAAGAACAGGATAACGACAAAATCACCAGAACGCTTGGACTCATACCTGGTATTATCGGAATGAAGGGGTTTATCGAAACGGACGATCCGGAAATGCGCTTCCGCCAGATCGAATACTTCGAAGATGATCAGAGTCAGTAG